A genomic segment from Poecilia reticulata strain Guanapo linkage group LG3, Guppy_female_1.0+MT, whole genome shotgun sequence encodes:
- the dpep1 gene encoding dipeptidase 1, which produces MSPRLMLSLSLALWISCCAVTLAEDSFLTRAQDLMKATPLIDGHNDLPWQLRQNFNNQLNKVDLNTLATTHTNIPKIRKGQIGAQFWAAYVPCDTQYKDAVRQTLEQIDVIHRMCSEYPDTFQLATSSKDIEEAFRANKVASLIGVEGGHSIDSSLGTLRMMYHLGARYMTLTHSCNTPWADNWRVDTGADPSKHNGLSAFGEKVIAEMNRLGMLIDLAHVPVKVMNQVLDISKAPVIFSHSSAYAVCPHKRNIPDDVLVRVNKTGGIVMVNFYNDYVTCSTTANLSHVADHFDHIKKVGGADIIGFGGDYDGVPRVPEGLEDVSKYPDLVAELLRRGWTDEEVKAALGNNLLRVMREVEKVSDTMSTTSPDDSPIPYDDVKNPCRTSYGYTVSGAVRSLSTLTLLLVTAFQAVVTLTD; this is translated from the exons atgTCACCCAGGTTGATGTTGTCTTTATCTCTGGCACTGTGGATCAGCTGCTGTGCCGTTACCTTGGCTGAGGACTCATTCTTGACCAGAGCTCAAGACCTGATGAAGGCAACGCCGCTTATTGATGG ccACAATGACCTGCCTTGGCAGCTTCGACAGAACTTCAACAATCAACTCAACAAGGTGGATCTCAACACACTGGCGACAACACACACCAACATCCCAAAGATCAGGAAGGGGCAGATCGGTGCACAG TTCTGGGCGGCGTATGTTCCCTGTGACACGCAGTACAAAGATGCTGTCAGACAAACTCTGGAGCAGATAGACGTGATCCACAGGATGTGTTCAGAATACCCAGACACTTTCCAGTTAGCCACCAGCAGCAAAG ATATCGAGGAAGCCTTCAGAGCGAATAAGGTGGCCAGCCTGATCGGGGTGGAGGGGGGTCACTCCATCGACAGCAGCCTTGGGACTCTGCGCATGATGTACCATTTGGGCGCCCGTTACATGACGCTCACGCACTCGTGCAACACACCCTG GGCGGACAACTGGCGTGTGGACACCGGAGCAGACCCATCTAAGCATAACGGCCTTTCTGCTTTTGGCGAG AAAGTGATTGCAGAAATGAACCGTCTGGGGATGCTCATCGACTTGGCTCACGTGCCTGTAAAAGTGATGAACCAGGTCCTGGACATATCCAAAGCTCCCGTTATCTTCAGCCACTCCTCTGCGTACGCCGTCTGTCCACACAAGAGGAACATCCCCGATGACGTCCTCGTTAGAGTG AATAAAACCGGAGGAATTGTGATGGTGAACTTCTACAATGACTATGTGACGTGCAGCACGACGGCAAACCTCTCACATGTGGCTG ATCACTTTGACCATATAAAGAAGGTGGGCGGCGCGGATATTATTGGTTTTGGTGGAGATTATGACGGAGTGCCCAG GGTTCCTGAGGGTTTGGAGGATGTGTCTAAATATCCCGACCTGGTGGCTGAACTTCTGAGGAGAGGGTGGACGGATGAGGAAGTGAAAGCAGCTCTTGGCAACAACCTCCTCCGGGTCATGAGGGAGGTTGAAAAG GTCAGTGACACGATGTCGACCACCTCGCCGGATGACAGTCCTATTCCATACGATGACGTGAAGAACCCCTGCAGGACGAGCTACGGCTACACCGTCTCTGGAGCCGTTCGTTCTCTCAGCACATTGACCCTTTTGCTCGTTACGGCTTTCCAGGCTGTTGTGACGTTAACAGATTAG
- the sult5a1 gene encoding sulfotransferase family 5A, member 1, with protein MARLDVTEIFHGISYPGHLHTQDSFQHALKFPFQDTDVLIVSYPKSGTTWMQEIVTLISSRGDPHLSQSSPNWTRAPWLEQYYCADLLKSSTSTPRVLTTHLPHDLLGPALQESKARIIYVSRNPKDVLVSFYHFHKMANFLPDAGSFPEFLHQFLEGTLHFGSWFDHIKGWTSQAAALNLLHVTYEEMSKDLHGTINRVSSFLQRPLLEHELNNCVTHCSFSCMKDNKMINYSLIPDEILDHSKGCFMRKGEIGDWKNMFTEEQNRYFDTVLKSKMQDCILKFVWEKPENEESQLKD; from the exons ATGGCCAGGTTGGATGTCACAGAGATTTTTCATGGTATTTCGTATCCGGGGCACCTGCACACGCAGGATTCCTTCCAACACGCTCTCAAGTTTCCGTTTCAAGACACGGATGTCCTCATTGTGTCCTATCCAAAGTCAG GCACAACATGGATGCAAGAAATTGTGACCCTCATATCCAGCAGAGGTGACCCACATCTGTCCCAGAGTTCTCCAAACTGGACCAGAGCCCCCTGGTTGGAGCAATACTACTGTGCAGATTTGCTGAAGAGCTCAACCTCAACACCTCGAGTTCTGACTACACATCTGCCCCATGACCTGCTGGGCCCTGCCCTCCAGGAATCCAAGGCCAGG ATCATCTATGTGAGCAGAAACCCTAAAGATGTTCTGGTGTCCTTTTATCACTTCCACAAGATGGCCAACTTCCTCCCTGATGCTGGCTCCTTTCCTGAGTTTTTGCATCAGTTCTTGGAGGGAACAT TGCACTTTGGCTCCTGGTTTGACCACATTAAGGGTTGGACCAGTCAGGCTGCAGCTCTCAACCTGCTGCATGTCACATATGAAGAGATGTCAAAG GACCTGCATGGGACCATAAACAGGGTGAGCTCTTTCctgcagcgccctctgctggagcATGAGCTCAATAACTGTGTGACACACTGCAGCTTCAGCTGCATGAAGGACAACAAGATGATCAACTACAGCCTCATTCCTGATGAGATACTGGATCACAGCAAAGGCTGCTTCATGAGGAAAG GTGAGATTGGAGACTGGAAAAACATGTTCACAGAGGAGCAGAATCGATACTTTGACACTGTGTTGAAGTCCAAGATGCAGGACTGCATTTTGAAGTTTGTGTGGGAAAAACCAGAAAACGAGGAATCACAGCTGAAAGACTGA
- the slc22a31 gene encoding putative solute carrier family 22 member 31, with protein sequence MASGASASASCCLPMDYETKIFPQIGGYGRYNRVAVVFSWFPTFAVALNLFSDVYFTHIPKLYYCKTDPTQLPSFFSNYSGETYLNLTIPWVDGQGFSHCERYKYPANITDLSGKVPREKENCSIGWEYPTVVGLQSNILTEWNLVCKDEWKIPRQHVCFMVGWIVGYIFLGSLCDWLGRRRGFLFSITLSSLFGVSVCLSSSALMFLMLRLCQGAMLAGVFVSSYILRLELSDPPHRLMVAMIGGFFAVSAELLLPGLAILCHDWPILQAVATLPLILLISYWCCASVFPESPRWLLATDHIPQAKRSLQEFTKRNGVCLQDEMYPGETLMSEIDSAYGEDHQPRYYSVLELRQTRVIWKNCLILSFTLFIGKGIQYCFTRNLDVYNFYLKYFLRVITGALACVFICLCVNHFGRRGILLLSAIVTGLSSLLLLALTEYLQSGLVLVLSVVGLLFSQALAMLSAFFACEVMPTVVRGGCFGLVLAAGCVGMAASSMMELQDKRGFFLHHVIFASFAILSVLCIMLLPESKRKSLPDSMKEGESQRRPPLFLSQQKKDCLPLLCTRPPVSEYNPDNYSRLVSATRKMLTKDNLPYRIARPSVLPLLPGSNTQKGENETQEDVAL encoded by the exons ATGGCTTCAGGAGCGTCTGCCTCCGCCAGCTGCTGCCTCCCCATGGATTACGAGACGAAGATTTTCCCTCAAATCGGTGGCTACGGACGGTACAACCGGGTCGCGGTCGTGTTCAGCTGGTTCCCCACCTTTGCGGTGGCACTGAACCTGTTCAGCGACGTTTATTTCACCCACATCCCGAAATTGTACTACTGCAAGACGGACCCGACGCAGCTGCCTTCCTTCTTCAGTAACTACTCCGGGGAGACCTACCTGAACCTCACCATTCCCTGGGTGGACGGCCAGGGATTCAGCCACTGTGAGCGCTACAAGTATCCCGCAAATATCACGGACTTATCCGGAAAAGTGCCGCGGGAAAAGGAAAACTGCAGCATAGGTTGGGAGTACCCAACTGTGGTGGGACTCCAGAGCAACATTCTGACGGAG TGGAATCTGGTTTGTAAGGACGAATGGAAGATCCCGCGGCAGCATGTCTGCTTCATGGTGGGATGGATTGTGGGATACATATTCCTGGGTTCGTTGTGCGACTG GTTGGGTCGTCGCCGGGGTTTCCTCTTCTCCATCACCCTGTCCAGCTTGTTCGGGGTGTCCGTGTGTCTGTCCAGCAGCGCTCTGATGTTTCTGATGCTGCGCCTCTGTCAAGGTGCCATGCTCGCTGGCGTGTTTGTGTCCTCCTACATCCTCA ggtTGGAGCTTTCTGACCCTCCCCATCGCCTCATGGTTGCCATGATCGGCGGCTTCTTTGCCGTCTCCGCGGAGCTGCTGTTGCCAGGTCTCGCCATTCTGTGTCACGATTGGCCCATTCTCCAGGCCGTTGCCACTTTGCCTCTGATTCTGCTGATCTCCTATTGGTG CTGTGCGTCAGTGTTTCCTGAGTCTCCCCGCTGGCTGCTGGCCACAGATCACATTCCTCAGGCCAAGAGGAGCCTGCAGGAGTTTACTAAAAGGAACGGCGTTTGTCTCCAAGATGAGATGTATCCTGGTGAAACTCTGATGTCAG aaatagaCTCTGCATATGGAGAAGACCACCAGCCGAGGTACTATTCAGTCCTGGAGCTTCGACAGACTCGTGTTATCTGGAAGAACTGTCTCATTCTCAGCTTCACTCT GTTTATTGGAAAAGGAATCCAGTACTGTTTCACCAGAAACCTGGACGTTTACAACTTCTACTTAAAGTACTTCCTGCGGGTGATAACAGGCGCCCTGGCTTGTGTCTTCATCTGTTTGTGTGTCAATCACTTTGGTCGGCGAGGAATTCTGCTGCTGTCTGCGATCGTCACCGGACTGtcctcgctgctgctgctggccctCACAGAGT ATCTCCAAAGCGGGCTGGTGCTGGTCCTCTCTGTGGTGGGTTTGCTGTTCTCTCAGGCTCTTGCCATGCTCAGTGCCTTCTTCGCCTGCGAAGTCATGCCCACCGTGGTCCG AGGCGGCTGTTTCGGCCTGGTGTTGGCGGCGGGGTGTGTTGGCATGGCCGCCTCCTCTATGATGGAGCTCCAGGATAAGCGTGGCTTCTTCCTGCACCACGTCATCTTCGCCTCCTTCGCTATACTCTCCGTGCTCTGCATCATGCTGTTGCCTGAAAGCAAACGCAAGTCGCTCCCGGACTCCATGAAGGAGGGCGAGAGCCAGCGACGGCCGCCTCTCTTCCTGTCCCAACAGAAGAAAGACTGTCTGCCTTTGTTATGCACACGGCCTCCGGTGTCCGAGTACAATCCGGATAATTATTCCCGCTTGGTTTCTGCCACTAGGAAGATGCTGACCAAAGATAATTTGCCGTACAGGATCGCTAGGCCATCTGTTTTGCCTCTGCTGCCGGGCAGCAACACGCAGAAAGGAGAAAACGAGACACAGGAAGACGTTGCATTGTAA